One region of Carya illinoinensis cultivar Pawnee chromosome 8, C.illinoinensisPawnee_v1, whole genome shotgun sequence genomic DNA includes:
- the LOC122318001 gene encoding uncharacterized protein LOC122318001 isoform X1, translated as MIHPECGVPLPLTVKVIRHEHPLKLTSSVQVNQSHHRICQLCVKVVDTYRFYYCSICDFAAHQDCATNEDDKDETFEFPENKHKAAIDVPTAALKEEDFSIDKSISIDPLQTHPPKIPFKRENSRFDDQLPKIPFKSENPRFDDQYPKIPFKSENPRFDESINSVSYVAIEKKMIEESYVAIEKKMIEDSIDIDVEIKHFSHEHSLKLTNELLLTDEKCDGCIQCIQPPFYSCPQCPFFLHESCIKLPRKKRQLLHRHQLTLLPKAPYKGGLFLCRACDRICNGFTYNCDKCRFNLDVQCSLIPNKFTHEVHVHPLTYSSAPCKEKCSCCDSEGKVFRCADCEFTLDVKCATLPRNVRYRPFDQPFKLCYSAEDNSGEYYCDICEKRRDHEHWFYHCSDLQFPAHPRCILGAFPNIKFGRTITSSGHSHPLTLVHSSKDHTQCCKGCKGRISEILSFECAECNFNFHVSCLEGLDDIYIGHPLYPHSRIIGDYSYDSYYQ; from the coding sequence ATGATCCACCCAGAATGTGGTGTTCCTTTACCATTGACTGTCAAAGTCATACGTCACGAACACCCTCTCAAACTGACCTCCTCCGTTCAGGTCAATCAATCCCACCATCGGATTTGCCAGCTCTGTGTGAAAGTGGTCGACACCTACAGGTTCTATTATTGCTCAATTTGCGATTTCGCTGCCCACCAAGATTGTGCTACGAACGAGGACGACAAGGATGAAACATTTGAGTTCCCAGAAAATAAGCACAAGGCAGCTATTGATGTACCGACTGCTGCGCTTAAAGAGGAAGATTTCAGTATTGATAAATCTATATCCATTGATCCGTTACAGACTCATCCCCCCAAAATCccttttaaaagagaaaattcgAGGTTTGATGATCAGTTACCAAAAATCCCTTTCAAAAGTGAAAATCCGAGGTTTGATGATCAGTACCCAAAAATCCCTTTCAAAAGTGAAAATCCGAGGTTTGATGAATCGATTAACTCAGTAAGTTATGTTGCCATCGAGAAGAAGATGATTGAGGAAAGTTATGTTGCCATCGAGAAGAAGATGATTGAGGACAGTATTGACATAGACGTGGAAATCAAGCATTTCAGTCATGAGCATAGCTTAAAGCTTACAAATGAGCTTCTTCTGACAGACGAAAAATGTGATGGGTGTATACAATGTATACAACCTCCATTTTACAGCTGTCCTCAATGTCCATTTTTTCTTCATGAATCTTGTATTAAATTGCCCAGAAAAAAACGGCAATTGCTTCACCGACACCAACTCACCCTCCTTCCAAAGGCACCTTATAAAGGTGGCTTGTTTCTATGCCGTGCTTGTGATCGTATTTGCAATGGATTCACCTACAATTGTGATAAATGCAGGTTCAACCTTGATGTGCAATGTAGTCTGATCCCAAATAAATTTACCCATGAAGTTCACGTGCATCCGCTTACTTATTCGAGTGCCCCATGCAAGGAGAAGTGTAGTTGTTGTGATTCTGAAGGAAAAGTCTTCAGATGTGCTGATTGTGAATTTACTCTCGACGTCAAATGCGCCACGCTACCCCGCAATGTAAGGTACCGACCCTTTGATCAACCCTTCAAACTCTGTTATTCTGCCGAAGATAACTCTGGTGAATACTACTGTGACATCTGTGAAAAAAGACGAGACCACGAGCACTGGTTCTATCATTGTTCAGATCTCCAATTTCCTGCTCATCCCAGATGCATTCTTGGGGCATTCCCGAATATCAAGTTTGGGAGGACTATCACATCCTCTGGGCATTCGCATCCTCTCACTTTGGTTCATTCGTCCAAAGACCACACTCAATGCTGCAAGGGATGCAAGGGCCGTATTTCTGAGATATTGAGTTTTGAATGTGCCGAGTGTAATTTCAATTTTCACGTTAGTTGCTTGGAGGGAttagatgatatatatattggccACCCGCTGTACCCCCACTCCAGAATAATTGGAGATTATTCCTATGATTCCTATTATCAATAA
- the LOC122318001 gene encoding uncharacterized protein LOC122318001 isoform X2 — protein sequence MIHPECGVPLPLTVKVIRHEHPLKLTSSVQVNQSHHRICQLCVKVVDTYRFYYCSICDFAAHQDCATNEDDKDETFEFPENKHKAAIDVPTAALKEEDFSIDKSISIDPLQTHPPKIPFKRENSRFDDQYPKIPFKSENPRFDESINSVSYVAIEKKMIEESYVAIEKKMIEDSIDIDVEIKHFSHEHSLKLTNELLLTDEKCDGCIQCIQPPFYSCPQCPFFLHESCIKLPRKKRQLLHRHQLTLLPKAPYKGGLFLCRACDRICNGFTYNCDKCRFNLDVQCSLIPNKFTHEVHVHPLTYSSAPCKEKCSCCDSEGKVFRCADCEFTLDVKCATLPRNVRYRPFDQPFKLCYSAEDNSGEYYCDICEKRRDHEHWFYHCSDLQFPAHPRCILGAFPNIKFGRTITSSGHSHPLTLVHSSKDHTQCCKGCKGRISEILSFECAECNFNFHVSCLEGLDDIYIGHPLYPHSRIIGDYSYDSYYQ from the exons ATGATCCACCCAGAATGTGGTGTTCCTTTACCATTGACTGTCAAAGTCATACGTCACGAACACCCTCTCAAACTGACCTCCTCCGTTCAGGTCAATCAATCCCACCATCGGATTTGCCAGCTCTGTGTGAAAGTGGTCGACACCTACAGGTTCTATTATTGCTCAATTTGCGATTTCGCTGCCCACCAAGATTGTGCTACGAACGAGGACGACAAGGATGAAACATTTGAGTTCCCAGAAAATAAGCACAAGGCAGCTATTGATGTACCGACTGCTGCGCTTAAAGAGGAAGATTTCAGTATTGATAAATCTATATCCATTGATCCGTTACAGACTCATCCCCCCAAAATCccttttaaaagagaaaattcgAG GTTTGATGATCAGTACCCAAAAATCCCTTTCAAAAGTGAAAATCCGAGGTTTGATGAATCGATTAACTCAGTAAGTTATGTTGCCATCGAGAAGAAGATGATTGAGGAAAGTTATGTTGCCATCGAGAAGAAGATGATTGAGGACAGTATTGACATAGACGTGGAAATCAAGCATTTCAGTCATGAGCATAGCTTAAAGCTTACAAATGAGCTTCTTCTGACAGACGAAAAATGTGATGGGTGTATACAATGTATACAACCTCCATTTTACAGCTGTCCTCAATGTCCATTTTTTCTTCATGAATCTTGTATTAAATTGCCCAGAAAAAAACGGCAATTGCTTCACCGACACCAACTCACCCTCCTTCCAAAGGCACCTTATAAAGGTGGCTTGTTTCTATGCCGTGCTTGTGATCGTATTTGCAATGGATTCACCTACAATTGTGATAAATGCAGGTTCAACCTTGATGTGCAATGTAGTCTGATCCCAAATAAATTTACCCATGAAGTTCACGTGCATCCGCTTACTTATTCGAGTGCCCCATGCAAGGAGAAGTGTAGTTGTTGTGATTCTGAAGGAAAAGTCTTCAGATGTGCTGATTGTGAATTTACTCTCGACGTCAAATGCGCCACGCTACCCCGCAATGTAAGGTACCGACCCTTTGATCAACCCTTCAAACTCTGTTATTCTGCCGAAGATAACTCTGGTGAATACTACTGTGACATCTGTGAAAAAAGACGAGACCACGAGCACTGGTTCTATCATTGTTCAGATCTCCAATTTCCTGCTCATCCCAGATGCATTCTTGGGGCATTCCCGAATATCAAGTTTGGGAGGACTATCACATCCTCTGGGCATTCGCATCCTCTCACTTTGGTTCATTCGTCCAAAGACCACACTCAATGCTGCAAGGGATGCAAGGGCCGTATTTCTGAGATATTGAGTTTTGAATGTGCCGAGTGTAATTTCAATTTTCACGTTAGTTGCTTGGAGGGAttagatgatatatatattggccACCCGCTGTACCCCCACTCCAGAATAATTGGAGATTATTCCTATGATTCCTATTATCAATAA